From the genome of Rhodothermales bacterium, one region includes:
- a CDS encoding DUF1501 domain-containing protein has translation MSHCQNYTPNYSRRDFLSKTSLGLGAAALAALLGPRELLADPQSGILGTPHFPPRAKRVIYLFQSGGPSQLDLYDYKPLLRERNGEELPDSIRGGQRLTGMTAHQASFPMAGSQFEFTQRGGAGHWFSDRIPHIAGIADELCIVKSMYTEAINHDPAITFFQTGSQLAGRPSIGSWISYGLGSDNENLPAFTVLLSRSNNGDQPLYARLWGNGFLPSLHQGVQFRSGKEPVLYLNNPPGMKGASRRRMLDYLRDLNEAQEARVMDPEISSRIAQYEMAYRMQTSVPDTMNVGDEPESIFDLYGPQAKIPGTYAANCLLARRLVERGVKFVQLYHQGWDQHGNLPTEISKLTRDVDQPSAALVLDLKQRGLLDDTLVIWGGEFGRTNYSQGKLTIDNYGRDHHPRCFTLWMAGAGVRAGLSYGETDEFGYNIAQDPVHVHDFQATLMRILGVDHERLTFKHQGRRYRLTDVHGKVVDALLA, from the coding sequence ATGAGCCACTGCCAGAACTACACGCCCAACTACTCCCGCCGCGACTTCCTGTCGAAGACCTCCCTCGGTCTCGGCGCGGCGGCGCTTGCGGCGCTGCTCGGCCCGCGTGAATTGCTGGCCGACCCCCAGAGCGGTATCCTCGGCACACCGCACTTCCCTCCCCGGGCGAAGCGGGTGATCTACCTGTTCCAGAGCGGCGGTCCGTCTCAACTCGACCTCTACGACTACAAACCCCTGCTGCGTGAACGCAACGGCGAAGAATTGCCGGACTCGATCCGCGGCGGCCAGCGCCTGACGGGCATGACCGCCCATCAGGCGTCGTTCCCCATGGCCGGCTCCCAGTTCGAATTCACGCAGCGCGGCGGCGCCGGCCACTGGTTCAGCGACCGCATCCCCCACATCGCCGGCATCGCGGACGAACTCTGCATCGTCAAGTCGATGTACACCGAGGCCATCAACCACGACCCCGCCATCACCTTTTTCCAGACCGGCTCGCAGCTCGCCGGCCGGCCCAGCATCGGGTCGTGGATCAGCTACGGCCTGGGGTCGGACAACGAGAACCTGCCGGCGTTCACCGTCCTCCTCTCCCGGAGCAACAACGGCGACCAGCCGCTCTACGCCCGCCTGTGGGGCAACGGCTTTCTGCCGTCTCTCCATCAGGGCGTCCAGTTCCGGTCGGGCAAGGAGCCGGTGCTCTACCTCAACAACCCGCCCGGCATGAAGGGCGCCAGCCGCCGGCGGATGCTGGATTACCTGCGCGACCTCAACGAGGCGCAGGAAGCCCGCGTCATGGACCCCGAAATCAGCTCGCGCATCGCCCAGTACGAGATGGCGTACCGGATGCAAACCTCCGTGCCGGATACGATGAATGTGGGCGACGAACCCGAATCCATCTTCGATCTCTACGGACCCCAGGCGAAGATCCCCGGCACCTACGCCGCGAATTGCCTGCTCGCTCGCCGGCTCGTCGAGCGCGGCGTCAAGTTCGTCCAGCTCTACCACCAGGGATGGGACCAGCACGGCAACCTGCCCACGGAAATCTCGAAACTCACGCGCGACGTCGACCAGCCCTCGGCCGCCCTCGTGCTCGACCTCAAACAACGCGGCCTCCTCGACGACACCCTGGTCATCTGGGGCGGCGAGTTCGGGCGCACCAACTACTCCCAGGGCAAGCTCACCATCGACAACTACGGGCGCGACCACCATCCGCGATGCTTTACCCTCTGGATGGCCGGCGCCGGCGTCCGCGCCGGACTCTCCTACGGCGAGACCGACGAATTCGGGTACAACATCGCCCAGGATCCCGTCCACGTCCATGACTTCCAGGCCACGCTGATGCGCATCCTCGGCGTCGACCACGAACGGCTCACGTTCAAGCATCAAGGCCGGCGCTACCGCCTCACGGATGTGCACGGCAAGGTGGTGGATGCGTTGCTCGCCTAG
- a CDS encoding S41 family peptidase, translating to MQAPLVVAQPLQNAGFESPQAGQDLPASWRSGSDGIGGYEEGFYLVARDTKKRRSGQASLRIERIKPGQYGTLYQTIPREALRGLRIRLRGYIATRQVTEGQAGMWIRMDNGPATLSMDLMMGRGPSGDTDWQPFEMDAPIPPEATAVAIGVYLMGGGTAWYDDLELDVLTEADLPATSDAATRYVNQALDAMEQYALRRDSVDWPQLRLDTFRAAAGAQTPADTYPALRYALGRLGDRHSHLIEPMSIARDTAPAPETAPLGRLTRPRGERLDDRIGYLWLPTVGMAAPAQHAAFADTLQTIIAALAAQGVCRWVLDLRDNDGGNMWPMLAGIGPLTDADTLGAMVNRDGSKMSWWYADGTAGLNQIPQLSVTPNLPKRHMPVAILQGPRTASSGEIIAVSFIGQADARSFGAPTAGLSTGNTSFTLSDGAIMNLTTSVYADRTGRTYGGPIAPDVAVAEDATMDTARAWLLEQGACDR from the coding sequence ATGCAAGCCCCTCTTGTCGTGGCGCAACCCCTGCAAAACGCCGGCTTCGAATCGCCGCAGGCCGGCCAGGATCTGCCCGCATCCTGGCGCTCCGGAAGCGACGGTATCGGTGGCTACGAGGAAGGGTTTTATCTCGTCGCTCGCGATACGAAAAAACGGCGTTCGGGCCAGGCCAGCCTGCGTATCGAGCGAATCAAACCGGGCCAGTATGGAACGCTCTATCAGACGATTCCGCGCGAGGCCTTGCGCGGCCTCCGCATCCGTCTTCGCGGGTACATCGCGACCCGCCAGGTCACCGAAGGGCAGGCCGGCATGTGGATTCGCATGGACAACGGGCCGGCGACCCTCTCCATGGACCTCATGATGGGCAGGGGCCCGTCCGGCGATACGGACTGGCAACCGTTTGAGATGGACGCGCCGATACCACCCGAAGCCACGGCCGTCGCCATCGGCGTCTATCTAATGGGCGGCGGCACGGCGTGGTACGACGACCTCGAGCTGGATGTGCTCACCGAGGCGGACCTACCCGCTACCAGCGATGCGGCAACGCGCTATGTGAACCAGGCCCTCGACGCGATGGAGCAGTATGCCCTCCGGCGTGATTCCGTCGACTGGCCACAGCTCCGCCTCGACACGTTCCGCGCCGCCGCCGGCGCGCAGACGCCCGCCGATACCTACCCGGCACTGCGCTACGCGCTGGGCCGCCTCGGCGATCGCCACAGCCATCTCATCGAGCCGATGTCGATCGCCCGGGATACGGCGCCGGCGCCCGAGACCGCCCCGCTCGGCCGGCTCACCCGCCCGCGCGGCGAACGGCTGGATGACCGCATCGGGTACCTGTGGCTGCCGACCGTAGGCATGGCGGCGCCGGCGCAGCATGCCGCCTTCGCCGACACCCTCCAGACGATCATCGCGGCGCTGGCCGCGCAAGGGGTGTGCCGCTGGGTGCTCGATCTGCGCGACAACGACGGCGGCAACATGTGGCCCATGCTCGCCGGCATCGGTCCGCTCACCGATGCCGACACCCTCGGCGCCATGGTCAACCGCGACGGCTCGAAAATGTCCTGGTGGTATGCCGACGGCACAGCCGGCCTGAATCAAATCCCGCAGCTCTCCGTAACGCCGAACCTGCCGAAACGCCACATGCCCGTCGCCATCCTCCAGGGCCCCAGAACCGCCAGCTCGGGAGAGATCATCGCCGTCAGCTTCATCGGTCAGGCCGATGCGCGAAGCTTCGGCGCACCGACCGCCGGGCTGTCGACGGGCAACACGAGCTTCACGCTGTCGGACGGCGCCATCATGAACCTCACGACATCGGTCTATGCGGACCGGACAGGCCGAACCTATGGCGGACCGATTGCGCCTGACGTCGCCGTCGCGGAGGATGCCACGATGGACACCGCCCGTGCATGGCTGCTCGAACAGGGTGCGTGCGACCGGTAA
- a CDS encoding pyrroloquinoline quinone-dependent dehydrogenase, translating to MRISLAFAACALVVAACKPVPQAPPGPPAPADWPAYGADAGGSRYAPLDQINRENVSQLTVAWTAKNGDLPHNPTTAPDRQGPCGKCHASESKFEATPIQVANRLYISTPLNRAVALDASTGETIWSYDPKLDLDQERSEGFVSRGVSFWEDVDAPADAVCRKRIYLPTVDARLIALDADSGSLCRNFGWRGTVDLTDEIDHLQVGQYGVTSPPVVVNGMVIVGTSIGDNRRVEMEQGIVRAYDARSGDLKWTWDPIPRQAGMPGWNTWTPEGAKKTGGANAWPPLSADPERNLVFVPTGSAAPDYYGGERPGDNLFANSVVALDASTGEYRWHFQVVHHDLWDYDIPAQPSLFMMKRDGQSIPATVAATKMGFLYFLNRDTGEPLFPVEERPVPASDVPGEVASPTQPFPTRPAPLHPIDIAPEDAWGINDADRAFCRAQMETFRYEGAFTPPSIGGTLIYPGYAGGVNWGGVAVDSDSQTLVTTIISIPFWVRLSEREAGSKEGNQIGTPYHMSRAAFMSPSGLPCTPPPWGRLVAIDLPTGDVKWDLPLGVMKGLEDVPDAASWGSLAMGGPIITAGGLVFAAAAMDDTLRAFDVETGELLWQADLPAGGQATPMTYEVDGRQYVVIAAGGHANLGTTLGDFVVAFALP from the coding sequence ATGCGGATCTCCCTCGCATTCGCTGCGTGCGCGCTGGTCGTCGCGGCCTGCAAACCGGTACCGCAGGCCCCGCCCGGGCCGCCCGCTCCCGCCGACTGGCCGGCTTACGGCGCCGACGCCGGCGGCTCCCGCTACGCGCCGCTCGACCAGATCAACCGCGAGAACGTTTCGCAACTGACGGTCGCCTGGACGGCCAAAAACGGCGACCTGCCCCATAATCCGACCACCGCGCCCGACCGACAGGGGCCTTGCGGGAAGTGCCACGCGTCCGAAAGCAAGTTCGAGGCGACGCCCATCCAGGTCGCCAACAGGCTCTACATCAGCACCCCCCTGAACCGGGCGGTGGCGCTGGACGCATCGACCGGCGAAACGATCTGGAGCTACGACCCGAAACTCGACCTGGATCAGGAGCGGAGCGAAGGCTTCGTCTCGCGCGGCGTGTCGTTCTGGGAAGATGTGGACGCGCCGGCGGATGCGGTCTGCCGCAAGCGCATCTACCTCCCCACCGTCGATGCCCGCCTGATCGCGCTGGATGCCGATAGCGGGAGCCTCTGCCGCAATTTCGGATGGCGCGGCACGGTCGATCTGACGGATGAGATCGACCACCTCCAGGTCGGCCAGTACGGCGTGACCTCGCCGCCGGTCGTTGTCAACGGGATGGTGATCGTGGGCACGTCTATCGGCGACAACCGGCGCGTGGAGATGGAACAGGGTATCGTGCGCGCCTACGACGCGCGATCGGGCGACCTGAAATGGACCTGGGACCCCATCCCCCGCCAGGCCGGCATGCCCGGATGGAATACCTGGACGCCCGAGGGGGCGAAAAAGACCGGCGGCGCCAACGCCTGGCCACCCCTTTCGGCGGACCCCGAGCGCAACCTCGTCTTCGTGCCCACCGGCAGCGCCGCGCCCGACTACTACGGCGGCGAGCGCCCCGGCGACAACCTCTTCGCCAACTCCGTCGTCGCCCTCGACGCCTCGACGGGGGAATACCGATGGCACTTCCAGGTGGTCCACCACGACCTGTGGGATTACGACATCCCCGCGCAGCCGTCGCTGTTCATGATGAAGCGCGACGGGCAGTCGATCCCGGCCACCGTCGCCGCCACCAAGATGGGCTTTCTGTATTTCCTCAACCGCGATACGGGCGAACCGCTCTTCCCCGTTGAGGAACGCCCCGTGCCGGCCAGCGACGTGCCCGGCGAAGTCGCTTCCCCCACGCAGCCCTTTCCGACGCGGCCGGCGCCCCTCCACCCGATCGATATCGCCCCCGAAGACGCCTGGGGCATCAACGACGCCGACCGCGCCTTCTGCCGCGCCCAGATGGAAACCTTCCGCTACGAAGGCGCCTTCACGCCGCCGTCCATCGGCGGGACGCTGATCTACCCGGGGTACGCCGGCGGCGTCAACTGGGGTGGCGTGGCGGTCGACAGCGACAGCCAGACCCTCGTCACCACCATCATCAGCATCCCGTTCTGGGTGCGGCTGAGCGAACGGGAAGCCGGCTCGAAAGAAGGCAACCAGATCGGCACGCCGTACCACATGTCGCGCGCCGCGTTCATGTCGCCCAGCGGCCTTCCCTGCACGCCTCCGCCCTGGGGGCGGCTCGTCGCCATCGACCTCCCGACGGGCGACGTCAAGTGGGATCTCCCGCTCGGGGTGATGAAAGGACTGGAGGACGTGCCGGATGCCGCCTCCTGGGGGTCGCTCGCCATGGGCGGCCCCATCATCACCGCCGGCGGCCTCGTCTTCGCCGCCGCCGCGATGGACGACACGCTCCGCGCCTTCGATGTGGAGACCGGCGAGCTGCTCTGGCAGGCCGACCTCCCCGCCGGCGGCCAGGCTACCCCCATGACGTACGAAGTGGACGGCAGGCAGTACGTGGTCATCGCCGCCGGCGGACACGCCAACCTCGGCACGACGCTCGGCGACTTTGTGGTCGCGTTCGCGCTGCCCTGA
- a CDS encoding GNAT family N-acetyltransferase, whose amino-acid sequence MILETPRLRLELQNPADVLRWIESLDPATRAEVSPVYIQRLRSAAGPDPWICMFDMVARDTRSVVGQCGFKGPPDAEGAVEIAYGVDDAHRGNGYATEAARALVDFCATAEGVSRVRAHSLAGNAASEHVLRNAGFRFVGEVEDPEDGLVNRWEITA is encoded by the coding sequence GTGATCCTGGAGACCCCGCGCCTGCGCCTGGAATTGCAGAACCCGGCAGATGTCCTCCGTTGGATCGAATCGCTCGATCCTGCAACCAGAGCGGAAGTCTCTCCGGTGTACATCCAGCGGCTCCGATCGGCAGCAGGTCCGGACCCGTGGATCTGTATGTTCGACATGGTGGCGCGAGACACCCGCTCCGTCGTTGGCCAGTGCGGTTTCAAAGGCCCCCCTGACGCCGAGGGCGCCGTCGAGATCGCGTACGGAGTCGACGATGCGCATCGCGGTAACGGGTATGCCACCGAAGCGGCTCGGGCGCTCGTTGATTTCTGCGCTACGGCCGAGGGCGTTTCGCGCGTGCGCGCCCATTCCCTGGCCGGCAATGCCGCGTCAGAACACGTGCTGCGCAACGCGGGATTCAGGTTTGTGGGTGAGGTGGAAGACCCCGAAGACGGGCTGGTGAATCGGTGGGAGATCACCGCGTAG
- a CDS encoding alpha/beta hydrolase-fold protein codes for MTKANRLLATLLLVSVACSEAVAQDASNASHLVEIGQADSLYSSILGEERVFWVHLPNNGHLQENHRYPVIYLLDGGVHLGGLAMVQAYYTYFRLPEMIVVGISNRMNRTRDLTTSFVESRQGAPVEASGGAETFTRFIAEELIPHIDSVYPTSSHRTLIGHSYAGLFTINTLVHHRDLFTNYIAMDPSLDWDNQTLLHEATRALQDERFDGKGLFVSISNEIIRFSDTLTIDTVQRDTTDFSLSIRSMLAFVHAAEANTSNGLGFAWRYYDKDIHGSVPLPSMRDGLMYLYDWWELKSPSRYNDPDTPTQDLVRLITERSEKLTANMGYPLAMEEELLTMLGYMAMQMDQSEKARAVFELAIQFYPESASAQEAMADYYESQGDFANAFLHIQKALEISDSDVYKRRAEGLRAKQ; via the coding sequence ATGACGAAAGCAAATCGCTTGTTGGCGACACTCCTTCTTGTATCCGTTGCCTGCAGCGAGGCTGTCGCTCAAGACGCGTCTAACGCATCCCACCTCGTCGAGATTGGCCAGGCGGATAGCCTCTATTCATCGATTCTGGGAGAGGAACGCGTATTCTGGGTCCATCTACCCAATAATGGCCATCTGCAGGAAAACCATCGCTACCCGGTTATCTACCTCCTGGACGGGGGCGTCCACCTGGGTGGGCTGGCCATGGTTCAAGCGTACTATACCTATTTCAGACTCCCTGAGATGATCGTGGTGGGCATCTCTAACAGGATGAATAGGACGCGAGATCTCACCACCAGCTTCGTGGAGTCTCGGCAAGGCGCACCGGTCGAAGCCTCGGGAGGCGCTGAAACGTTTACGCGCTTCATCGCGGAAGAACTGATTCCTCACATCGACAGCGTGTACCCGACGTCCAGCCACCGGACATTGATCGGCCACTCGTACGCCGGCCTCTTCACGATCAATACGTTGGTACACCACCGGGACCTGTTTACCAACTACATAGCCATGGATCCCAGCCTGGACTGGGACAATCAGACCCTCCTGCATGAGGCAACAAGGGCCCTTCAGGACGAACGTTTTGATGGAAAAGGTCTTTTTGTATCTATCTCCAACGAAATCATTCGCTTTTCAGACACGCTTACCATCGATACCGTACAGCGTGACACAACCGATTTCAGCCTGAGCATCCGTTCCATGCTGGCGTTTGTACATGCTGCTGAAGCCAACACATCGAACGGACTGGGTTTCGCGTGGCGCTACTACGACAAGGATATACACGGGTCCGTGCCGCTCCCTTCCATGCGGGATGGCCTGATGTACCTCTACGACTGGTGGGAATTAAAAAGCCCATCACGCTACAACGACCCTGACACGCCAACGCAGGATCTGGTCAGGTTGATCACGGAACGCAGCGAGAAGCTGACTGCGAACATGGGGTACCCGCTGGCGATGGAGGAAGAGCTGCTGACGATGCTGGGGTATATGGCGATGCAGATGGACCAGTCTGAAAAAGCCCGGGCCGTCTTCGAGCTGGCCATCCAATTTTACCCGGAAAGTGCGAGCGCTCAAGAAGCGATGGCGGACTACTACGAATCCCAGGGCGACTTCGCCAATGCGTTCCTCCACATCCAAAAAGCGCTGGAAATCAGTGACAGTGACGTGTACAAACGCCGTGCGGAAGGGCTACGCGCAAAACAATAA
- a CDS encoding serine hydrolase domain-containing protein produces MNICKPVLLAFCALLAACRAAPPAEVPPFVGSSSLSEAFAEAAAQSGAPGVVAGLYEAGELVATFSWGLADTAARTPASPDLLFEIGSLSKHVTAIAILNLETEGRLALDGQIGAYVDSLPETWRSVTLKQLLSHTGGIPDYEAAAGYKIYEAPGNRDVVLASVIDKPLDFPPGTAFSYSNTGYYLLSLAIERVSGMPFATYLQRTLFAPAGMTDTELGPPTMSHRRAQGYKPGDTGLTAVPPIFVETTLGAGGIATTLADWGKWRRALRAEAIVDSAAIIRTTTPTKLLNGEDVNYGFGMIADRFRGERRETHTGQTAGFTCRFEHYPDADRSLLVLSNTYGGRLNAVARALAINFIPGLDYSTLPEQPADSSESRMGRAALQQAVLGGDDLSLLSEGMQAFATDDAYAPLRDPLKPGIESMTTFALVKREGDASSGTTRHVYRVISQEGTQYWILSMKDGLLIGLDWADR; encoded by the coding sequence ATGAACATCTGCAAGCCTGTCCTCCTCGCCTTCTGTGCCCTGCTGGCAGCCTGTAGGGCAGCTCCACCCGCCGAAGTACCACCCTTCGTCGGTAGCTCGTCTCTCTCAGAGGCGTTCGCCGAGGCTGCAGCGCAATCGGGTGCGCCGGGCGTAGTGGCCGGCCTTTATGAAGCCGGAGAGCTGGTAGCCACATTCAGTTGGGGGCTCGCCGATACGGCCGCGCGCACGCCGGCGTCTCCCGACCTGCTGTTTGAGATCGGCTCCCTGTCCAAACACGTCACAGCGATCGCCATCCTCAATCTGGAAACCGAGGGCCGGCTCGCACTGGACGGGCAGATTGGGGCCTACGTCGATAGCCTGCCCGAAACCTGGCGTTCGGTTACCCTCAAGCAGCTCCTCTCCCACACCGGGGGGATTCCCGACTACGAGGCTGCGGCCGGCTACAAGATATACGAAGCCCCGGGCAACCGCGACGTCGTGCTGGCTTCCGTCATCGACAAACCGCTCGATTTTCCACCCGGCACCGCGTTCTCTTATTCCAACACGGGATACTATCTCCTCAGTCTCGCAATCGAGCGCGTATCGGGCATGCCCTTCGCCACATACCTCCAACGCACCCTGTTCGCACCCGCCGGTATGACAGATACCGAACTCGGGCCTCCCACGATGTCGCACCGGCGTGCGCAGGGATACAAACCAGGAGATACAGGCCTGACGGCAGTCCCCCCGATCTTTGTGGAGACCACACTGGGCGCCGGTGGCATTGCAACGACGCTGGCAGACTGGGGCAAATGGCGGCGCGCGCTCAGGGCGGAGGCTATTGTGGATTCGGCCGCTATCATACGGACAACCACTCCCACAAAGCTTCTGAATGGCGAGGATGTGAACTACGGATTCGGAATGATCGCCGACAGGTTTCGGGGCGAGCGCCGGGAAACCCATACCGGCCAGACCGCCGGCTTTACCTGCCGATTCGAACACTATCCAGACGCGGATCGAAGCCTTCTCGTCCTTTCCAATACCTACGGCGGCCGGCTCAACGCCGTCGCAAGGGCCCTGGCGATCAACTTCATCCCCGGGCTCGACTATAGCACGCTGCCCGAACAGCCGGCCGACTCATCCGAATCGCGAATGGGCCGCGCGGCGCTGCAACAGGCCGTACTGGGTGGCGACGATCTATCGCTCTTGAGCGAAGGGATGCAGGCTTTCGCAACGGACGACGCTTATGCTCCGCTTCGTGATCCATTAAAACCTGGCATCGAATCCATGACGACCTTCGCACTCGTCAAGCGAGAGGGAGACGCCTCATCCGGCACCACACGCCATGTCTACCGCGTCATTTCACAAGAGGGTACGCAGTACTGGATCCTATCGATGAAGGATGGCCTTCTGATCGGCCTCGACTGGGCGGACCGGTAG